From the Candidatus Pelagibacter sp. IMCC9063 genome, the window TACAATCTCTTTTGCATCCATTTCATTAAAGGAACTTGAAAACTTGTCTATTAGTAAAACGGAGAGAAAAAATATTATAATATTTATATAGATAAGATAAATACCTCGGCTTTCTAGATATCCAATTGAATACAGGAAGTAAAAAATCACACAAGTAACAAAAGACGCTAACGTTCCTGGTGCGTATCTTGAATATCCAACTCCAAACATTGTTAAAATAGATAATAAAAATTTATTGATCATATTTCAGTACAGACAAAACTTCACATGCTAAGGCTTTATTCTCACCTATAATTCCTAATCGATCTGTTGTTTTTGCTTTTATGTTAATTTTGTTTTTATCTAGTTTACATAGTTTTGAAAGATTATTTTTTATTTTTTCTTTATACTTTCCTAAATTAGGACTTTGTAAAATTATATTTAAATCAATTGAATCAATTTTTATTTTTTTTTTATTCAAGATTATAATTATTTTTTTTAGAAGAAGCGAAGACTTAACATTTTTGAATTTATTAATATTGGGAAACAAAGTTCCTATGTCCCCACTTTTAATTGCTCCCAAAAAACTATCAATTAATGCATGCAACAAGCTATCACCATCAGAATGACCCATGGGCCCCATTTTAGAGGGCACCAAAACTCCACCCACTATTAATTTACGACCCTTTATCATTTCATGAATGTCGTAACCTATGCCATAGAAAGTTTGCATTGGAATATCTTTTACGTAGGTTATTTTTTTATTAGCAACTTCACCTCTAGTAATTTTTATGGGTAAATTGTTTTTTAAAAATAAACTAGAGTCGTCTGTCACACTTTTGTCTTTATTTAATTTGTGTAGATTGTAAATTAATCCTAAATCAAAAGCTTGAGGCGTCTGTATTTGAAAAACTTCATTTCTAGGAATAATTTTGTTTTTATAAATAGTGGTATCGGAAGATCCAATAGCTGGAATAACTGCATTAAATTTTTTTAAGAGACTTATTTGGTTGTTTATCATTTTCGTTGAAAAATAAGGTCTAGCAGCATCGTGAATCAGTATCTTGGTCAAACGGTGATTTTTTGCAATTTTTAGACCATTTTTGACAGAGAGGGCCCTAGTTTTCCCCCCATTTGTTATTATAATTTTTTTGTCTTTTATAATTAATTTTTCAAATTTAATGTAACTTTTTTTATCTACTGCTATTATTATCTTCGAGATTTTTTTATTTTTTAAAAACTTTTTAATACTATGATTTATAACCATATCGTCATTAACAATATTAAACTGCTTGGGTATTTTGCTAGCAAATCTTTTGCTACGACCACCAGCAACAATTAGAGCGCCTAAATACATTTTATGAATTTTAAAAAATTAAACATGAATTATTTGATTGGATTTATCACCTTTTTATCTTTGTTGGTAGGTTTTTTAACAATCGAAACATTTGCTGGAAAAGGACTACTTGAACTCAACTCTCTTAATATTCAAGTTCTTTTAATAATTAATTTGGTACTTTTGTCAATTTTTTTATTTTTTGTAATTTTTAAATTTTTTAGACTCTTTACGGAGGGAAAGAGCTCAAATTTAATTGGAGCTAACACAAAAAAAAAGTTCTTAATTTATTTTATTTCTTTGTCTGCCATACCAGGTATCGTTATTGCAATATTTTCACTTTTAATTTTTAACTATAGTATCGAAAAATGGTTTGATAAAAAAATTAATGAAACTGTTACGAATTCAGTAGCAATAGCTAAAGAATATTTGCGTGAGCATCAGTCGTCTATCAGTAAAGACATTCTATTAATTGCAAATGATTTTAGCAGAAGTAGCAAAAGATTGATGAACAACAATAGTGATTTTGAAAAATACATTCAGATTCAGAGCAATGTAAGGTCAATTAAAAATATTTTTATAGTGTCTGATAAGGGATTGCTTACTCATAAGAATCCAAAGTTTAATGTTAAAAAATTTATTAAACCAGATGTATATATTTTGACGGCGGCTAAAAAAGGAAAGCCTGTAATTATTTCAAGTGCGTACACTAACAAAACCTATGGAATGGTCAAGTTACGGGGATTTAAGAATTCCTTTTTATATGTAGTTCAAGATGTTGATCCTAAAATAGTAAATTATATTAAAAAAACAGGAAAAGTTTCTGAGTATTATTTTAATATAAAAAATAACATTTTTAATCTTCAAATAACTTTTACGATTATTTATATAATTATTACTCTTTTGCTAATATTTGTTGCAAGTATTGTTTCAATTAATCTATCTAGCTACATTTCAAAACCTCTAACTTATCTTTTTGATGCCTCATCCGAAGTAGAAAAAGGAAACTATAGTATTCACTTAAAAAATGAAAATTTAGATTCCGATTTTTCCCAATTGTACACAACCTTTAATAATATGATTAAACGGATAAAGGATGATCAAACCAAAAAATCTCAGGAAGGTCGCTACGAGGCCTGGAAATTAATAGCCAAAAAATTAGCACATGAAATTAAAAACCCTCTCACCCCAATACAACTTTCTTTAGATAGAATAGATTCTAAATTTAAAAAACAAATAGTAGAAGATAAGACTTTGTTTGAAGATCATATAAAAACTATAAATTTGCAAATTTCTGAGATTACCAATTTGCTAAATTCTTTTTCTGAATTTGCCAGAATGCCAAATCCTGAATTTTCAGATACTAATATCATTGATCTTATCGACAGGGCAGTATTGCCTTACAAAACCAATTACAAACAAATATCTATAACCATAAATTCTAGTTTAAAAAGCAATGTTATTAAATGTGATAAAAATCAAACATTTAGACTTTTTACCAATCTGATTAAGAACAGCGTAGAATCTATAGTTGAAAAAAATGAAAACAAAGGAAAAGTAGAAATATTAATACAGGGTAATGACAGCAGTGTTGATTTTTTATTTCAAGATAATGGGATTGGTTTTGAGCTAGATCAGATGTCAAATATTTCAGAACCTTACTTCACTACTAAACAAAATGGATCTGGCCTGGGCCTGTCTATTGTCTCTAAAATTATTTTTGAACACAAGGGGAATATTAATTTTTATAACAGTAAAAATGGTGCAAATATTCATTTTACATTTAATAAACATCTATGAAAAAAATTTTAATTATTGATGATGAGAAAGATATAAGAATTCTTCTATCTAGTATTTTAAAAGAAGAGGGCTACAGTTGTATTGTCGCTGGAACAGTTGAGGAAGCTGAAAATATTATAGAAAACAATTCTTTTGATCTTGTGCTCCTTGACATTTCTTTAGATGATAAAAAGAAAGATGGAATATATCTTTTAAAAAAAATTAAAAAATTAATAAAGATATTCCTGTGATCATGATATCGGGACACGCAACAATTCAAGTTGCCGTAGAATCTGTAAAACTTGGTGCGTTTGAATTTTTGGAAAAACCTTTTAATACGGATAGGCTTTTGAATTTTACTAAAAGAGCTTTTGAAAACCTAGATTTAAAAAAAGAAAATAAAAATCTAAATAAGCTTTTTTTCGATACCTATGAAATTGTTGGAGATAGTGAGGAAATTACAAAAATTAAGAATATAGTCAAAAAAATAGCTACTACAGAAACAAGAGCTATGATTCTGGGACCAGCTGGATCTGGAAAAGAATTGATTGCAAGAACTATTCACAAAAGCTCATTAAGAAAAGATTTCCCTTTCGTTGTATGCAATGGAGCACTTTTGGACCCAAAAAATTTTGACCGAGAATTATTTGGTATTGAAAATCCAGATAGCACCATAACAGTCGGTTTTTTTGAAAAAGCAAACAATGGAACCTTATTGATTGATAATGTTTCTGAAATACCATTGGAAACACAAACTAAAATTTTAAGAGTTTTAACTGATCAAAAATTTCATCGTGTAAATGGCAATAAGGAAATTTTAACTAATATACGATTTTTAAGTTCTTCTAGTAAGAATTTAAGAAAAGAAATAGAACTAGGGAATTTTCGTGAAGATCTTTTTCAAAGACTTTCCGTTGTAGAAATAAAACTACCCGATCTTCAAAGTAGGACTTCAGATATACCATTATTAATTGAATATTTTATGGAAAAAATTTCTAAGAATTTGGGAAAAAAAGTAATTTCAATTAAGCCTAATTATGTAAAATTATACAAGCACGCATGGTCAGGAAATGTTAGAGAGCTTCGAAATTTAGTTGAGCGTGTAATAATTTTATCAGATGGCACCAAAGAAAACATCGAATTGTTGGTTAATGAAAGCATAGAATCAAAAAATACTAATGAATCTGATGGTTTTTTAGACTTTAATTCGCCTCTAAAAACCGCTAGAGAACAGTTTGAAAAAGAATACTTGATGCATCAATTGAAAAAAAATGGCTCAAACATTTCCAAAACTGCAGAAAGCATTGGCATGGAAAGATCAGCCTTGCATCGGAAGTTAACTTCTTTAGGAATCGAATATAAATGAATATTATAATTTGTGGTGCAGGAAGAGTAGGTATTTCTATTTCCGCCCAACTATGCAAACAGGGTCACTCTATTACAGTCATAGACAAAAATAGTGAAGATATTCAAATAGTAAATGACACTCAAGATGCAAAAGGAATTGTTGGGATTGCAACGCACCCTTCGGTATTAGAAAAGGCA encodes:
- the ispF gene encoding 2-C-methyl-D-erythritol 2,4-cyclodiphosphate synthase yields the protein MYLGALIVAGGRSKRFASKIPKQFNIVNDDMVINHSIKKFLKNKKISKIIIAVDKKSYIKFEKLIIKDKKIIITNGGKTRALSVKNGLKIAKNHRLTKILIHDAARPYFSTKMINNQISLLKKFNAVIPAIGSSDTTIYKNKIIPRNEVFQIQTPQAFDLGLIYNLHKLNKDKSVTDDSSLFLKNNLPIKITRGEVANKKITYVKDIPMQTFYGIGYDIHEMIKGRKLIVGGVLVPSKMGPMGHSDGDSLLHALIDSFLGAIKSGDIGTLFPNINKFKNVKSSLLLKKIIIILNKKKIKIDSIDLNIILQSPNLGKYKEKIKNNLSKLCKLDKNKINIKAKTTDRLGIIGENKALACEVLSVLKYDQ
- a CDS encoding ATP-binding protein; translation: MNFKKLNMNYLIGFITFLSLLVGFLTIETFAGKGLLELNSLNIQVLLIINLVLLSIFLFFVIFKFFRLFTEGKSSNLIGANTKKKFLIYFISLSAIPGIVIAIFSLLIFNYSIEKWFDKKINETVTNSVAIAKEYLREHQSSISKDILLIANDFSRSSKRLMNNNSDFEKYIQIQSNVRSIKNIFIVSDKGLLTHKNPKFNVKKFIKPDVYILTAAKKGKPVIISSAYTNKTYGMVKLRGFKNSFLYVVQDVDPKIVNYIKKTGKVSEYYFNIKNNIFNLQITFTIIYIIITLLLIFVASIVSINLSSYISKPLTYLFDASSEVEKGNYSIHLKNENLDSDFSQLYTTFNNMIKRIKDDQTKKSQEGRYEAWKLIAKKLAHEIKNPLTPIQLSLDRIDSKFKKQIVEDKTLFEDHIKTINLQISEITNLLNSFSEFARMPNPEFSDTNIIDLIDRAVLPYKTNYKQISITINSSLKSNVIKCDKNQTFRLFTNLIKNSVESIVEKNENKGKVEILIQGNDSSVDFLFQDNGIGFELDQMSNISEPYFTTKQNGSGLGLSIVSKIIFEHKGNINFYNSKNGANIHFTFNKHL
- a CDS encoding response regulator; this encodes MKKILIIDDEKDIRILLSSILKEEGYSCIVAGTVEEAENIIENNSFDLVLLDISLDDKKKDGIYLLKKIKKLIKIFL
- a CDS encoding sigma-54-dependent transcriptional regulator — protein: MISGHATIQVAVESVKLGAFEFLEKPFNTDRLLNFTKRAFENLDLKKENKNLNKLFFDTYEIVGDSEEITKIKNIVKKIATTETRAMILGPAGSGKELIARTIHKSSLRKDFPFVVCNGALLDPKNFDRELFGIENPDSTITVGFFEKANNGTLLIDNVSEIPLETQTKILRVLTDQKFHRVNGNKEILTNIRFLSSSSKNLRKEIELGNFREDLFQRLSVVEIKLPDLQSRTSDIPLLIEYFMEKISKNLGKKVISIKPNYVKLYKHAWSGNVRELRNLVERVIILSDGTKENIELLVNESIESKNTNESDGFLDFNSPLKTAREQFEKEYLMHQLKKNGSNISKTAESIGMERSALHRKLTSLGIEYK